One Natronomonas gomsonensis genomic window, CACGCTCGTCGCCTTGCTCTTTACCGTCGTCGTGATGTTCGCCACCCAGGGCGGCGCCATCGTCGACCAGCCGACCGACGTGCTGTTGCTCGCCGTTCCGCTGACGATTTACTTCGTCGTGATGTTCCTCGTCAGTTTCGCGATGGGACGTGGCATCGGCGCCAACTACTCGACGACGACCGCCATCGGCTTCACCGCCGCATCGAACAACTTCGAGTTGGCCATCGCCGTCGCCGTCGCCGTCTTCGGCGTCGGCTCCGGCGTCGCCTTCGCCACCGTCGTCGGCCCGCTCATCGAGGTGCCTGTCTTACTCGCCTTGGTCAACGTCGCGCTGTACTTCCAGCGCCGGTTCGACTGGAGCGGCTTCGAAACCGGCAGTCTCGACGACTCGACGACCGAACCCACGACGAACGACGATTAACATGTCCACCAACGACACCACCGACCCGGTTCGCATCGCCTTCATGTGCGTCCAGAACGCCGGACGCTCCCAGATGTCGACGGCTTTCGCCGAACGCGAACGACGGCGGCGCGGCCTCGAAGATCGTATCGAAATCCTCACCGGCGGCACCGACCCCGCCGACGCCGTCCACGAGGAAGTCATCGAGGTGATGGACGAGGTGGGCTTGGACCTCTCGGAGCGCAAGCCACGAGAAATCACCGTCGAGGAACTGAACTCGTGTGAGTACGTCGCGACGATGGGGTGTTCGACGTTAGATGTCGGCGACGTCGACGACGGCGTCGACGTTCACGACTGGGCGCTGACCGACCCCGACGGGAAGGAACTCGAGGACGTCCGTGAGATTCGAGACGAAATCGAACGGAAGGTGGCCGCGCTGTTCGACGAAATCGAGTCGTCAACCTGACCGGCTGGGGTCCGCCCGCAACCCGTCCCCTGAGATACGGACACACAGAGAGGACAGCGGAACACCCCGTATCCCCTGATAGCGGCACGAAGAGAGCGTTTAACGTAATTATTTGGACGCTTCTGCTAGTGGATTTTTACCCATCCTCCTGTCAGTGAGCGGTGATGACTGCGGGACAGAGCGGACGGCAGAAGCGAACCGAACCGACGACATCGACGCGGCGGGCGGTCCTACAGGCCGCCGGCGCCGGGTCGGCGATGGGTGCACTGGCGATGCTGTTTTCGAGCAGCGCGGCGGCCAACAACGCCGACCCACACGGAGCGGCGGCGGCCGACGACATCTTCGATGTCGACCGAACGAGCGAAGCGGTGTATCCCCAATCGGTCGCGAGCGGCGGGCCCACACCGAGCGGCGCCATCGTCTGGACGCGAATCGACCCGGCCGCCTACGAGGGTGACCAGCCGGTCGGCCTGCAGGTGACGCCCGCCCCGGACCGCGAGACGGCAAACACCGACGCCGACTTCTCGACGGCCGAGACGCGACACTTCCGGGTACCGTCGTCGGCGTTCGGCCCCGACTCCGATTACACGCTGAACGTCGATTTGGACGGCGAACTCGACGCTGACACCTTCTACTTCTACCGGTTCGTCTACGACGGCGACGCCTCGCCGGTCGGCCGCCTGCGGACCCTACCGGACCCCGAGGCCGACCCCGACCGACTGAAACTCGCGTGTGCGTCCTGTAACAACTACCTCCACGGCTACTTCGGCGGGTTCGCACACATTGCCCGCGAGGACGCCGACTACCTGCTTCACCTCGGCGACTTCGTCTACGAGTACGGCGGCGCGGGCAACCAACCTGACCGGGACATCCAGTTGCCCTCGGGCAACGACGTGGCCCACACCCTCGCTGACTTCCGGACCATCCACCGCACCTACCGCGCCGACGAGCACATGCAGGCGGCGCTGGCCCGCCACACCCTCGTGATGACCTGGGACGACCACGAAATCGTCAACAACCGCTGGTGGAACTACGAGACGGGTGCGCCGAACACCGCCTCCCACCCCTACGGCGACGACCCCGAGAAGATGCGACGGCTGTACGTCGAGGGCATCGAGGCGCTGGCCGAATACGTCCCGTTCCGCGTCGAGTACGACCGCACAGCCGAGGACCTCCACGAGCGGTTCCGCCTGTACCGCTCGCTCGAATTCGGCCAACTCGCGGAGCTGTTCATGACCGACGAGCGCCTGTATCGTTCGCCGCCGCCCGAAGACGAGTTCGGCCAACGCGACATCGCCGCCCCACCCGCTCGCAACGTCGACGACCCCGACCGGACGATGCTCGGCGGCGACCAACGGGAGTGGTTCCTCGACGGCGTCACGGAGTCGGCGGCGACGTGGAAGGTGTGGGGCAACTCCGTGTTGAACGCCGCGTTGAAGGCCACCAACGCCGGCGAGCAGGGGAGTTTCTTCGTGAACTACGACGCGTGGGACGGCTACGAACACGAACGGCAACTCATCATGGGCGAGTTCCAGCGGGCCGCCCGCGGCCGCGACGGCGCGCTCAACCTCATCACGCTGACCGGCGACATGCACGCCTACGTCGCCGCCTACGCGAAGACCGACTACCGCGACCCCGAGCATCAACAGCCGCTTCCGGGCGCCGAGGCCGACCGCGTCGGCGTCGAATTCATGTCGCCCGGCATCACGAGCGACAACCTCGGCGCACAGACACCGACGCCTCCGGACCTCGAAGAGGACGCCGCCGAACTGCTCGTCGAATCCCAGAACCCTCACATCGAGTGGTTCAACTGGTCGCGGTACGGCTACACCACCGTCGAGTTCACCGACGACGCGGCCGTCTACACCGCCTACGGCGTCGACCGGACCGTCGACGGCGCCGACGCGCCCAAGCGCCTCCTGCGAAGCTATCGCGTCCCCGAAGGCGAGGTCCAACTGGAGGAACTCCGCGGCGGACCGCTGCCGACGCTTCCGGAGACGCTGCCCGGCGCCGGCGACCTGTCTGGAGGTGTCGACCGATGAGCGACGACCTCTCGCGGCGTGGGGTCCTGAAGGGCGTCGCCGCCGCCTCCACGACGCCGTTTCTCGTTTCCTCGGCCGCCGGTCAAGTCGAGGTCCCCGACGGGCCGGCGGGCGTCCACGTCGCCTACGGCCGCGACCCCGCGACGACGCTCCGCGTGGGATGGACGGGCGCGCCGGCGGCCGACGCCCGCCTCGAAATCGGCGAGCAGGACGCGCCGGCGACGACCGTCAGCGCCACCCCACGGCCGGTTCCGGGGAAGGAAGCGGTCGCCTACAGCGCGACCGTGACGGGACTGGACCCGGCGACGACTTACGAGTACGCGGCCGCCCTCGACGACCGCCGCTCGGAGTCCTTTACCGTCTCGACGGCCGACCCCGAATCCGGGTTTTCGGTCACCGCCGTCGGCGACCACGGCGTCGCCGACCCGAACAACCCCTTCCAGCGGGCCAACACCGACGACCCCCAGCGCGTGATGGCGACCGCCGCCGAACGCGACCCCGACGTACAGTTGCTCCCCGGCGACGTGGCCTACGCCAACGGCAAGCCCTCGACGTGGGAGCTGTACTTCGAGACCTTCGAATCGTTTTACGCCGAGACGCCGTTCATGACCGTCCCCGGCAACCACGAGGCCGAACCCGGGACGGGACTGCTCCAGTACGACCGCCGACTCAACGACCTGATGCCCGTCGACGACACCCTCGGCCTCGATGACCTCCAGCACGAACAGCGGTGGTATCACTTCGACTACGACAACACCCGCTTTATCGGCCTCTCGACGACCACCGACGGCTGTGGCGACGTGGGCCGCGGCGAGGAGTTCGTCCCCATCTACGACCCCCGCTGTGAGTTCGGCGGACTCACCTACGGCGACGTACAGGAACGGTTCCTCGAAGCGACACTGGAAGACGCCGCCGAGGACGACGACCTGACGTGGACGGTCGTCTACTTCCACGGCCCGCTGTGGACGGACTCACCGGACCACGCACCGCGCAGTCTCCTCCGGGACCGCTGGGGGAGGCTGTTCGACGAGTACGGCGTCGACCTCGTGTTGTGCGGCGACAACCACGTCTACGAGCGGACGAAACCAATCGAGGCCCGCCCGGACCGCGAGGACTACGGTCCCGATTCGGCGTGGAACTGGGAGTCGCCCTACGGGACGACGTTCGTCACCAACGGCACCGGCGGCACCTCCCACTACGGGTTCGGCAACACCGCCCCCAGCGACTACCTCGCACGGCGGAGCAACCGCCACTTCGGCGTCACCGAACTCGACATCGACGACGAACGCATCCGCGTCGAGTACGTCACCAGCGAGACCGACGACGGCGACCCGGTCGTCGCCGACGCCTTCGAGATACGGAAATCCGACGAATCCACCGAATCGGGCGTCCCCAAGCCCGAGCAAATCGACCGCTATGACGGCCCGGTGACCGAGGCACTCGTCGTCGAGGGCACCCGAACCGACGACGGGTCGGTGTTCACCGCCGGCCAACCCAACCAAATCGACCTCACCTTCGACGCGACGGAGGCCGTCCGGGTTCGGGACCGCATTCCGGCGGCGTGGGACGCCATCGCCGGCGACGCCGAACGAACCGAACCCGCCCCCGGCGACACGAAGTGGGTGTACTTCGAGATGGACGCGACGGAATCCGGGTCGGTCACCTACTTCGCAGAGGCGCCCGACGGCATCGGTTCGAGCGACCGCTACACCTTCGGCCCGTTTCAGGCGTACGACCCGACCGCCGAGGAGTGGCTGACCGTCCCGGGGACGACCAGCGAGGAAACTGTCGTCGGCATCGATACCGGCGCGCTGTAAGCGACCGCCGGGAACTTTGTCGGTGGCGAGTCGACCGGTCAGTATGGTCTCCGATGCGGCCGACATCGCACTGTTCGGCGCCTACCTCGTCCTCCTCGCCGCGGTGGCTGTCCAGCACTATCGCGGTGCGATTCCGCGACGCCGATTGACGATGCTCGTCGGCCTCTGCTGTACGTGGCTGGCCTACGGCCTACTCCAGTTGACCGACGGCGGGCCGTTGCCGTCCACCGGACCGCTGAATCTCGCCTTCGATGGCCTCTCCATCGTCCTCCTCGTCGTCGGTCTGTTCTTGCTGTATCGGTGGTATCGGAGCCGTGAAAGTGGTGAGAAAGCACCCGAAACGGGCGACTGACTCGGTGACTACCGCGTCATCGCCGTCCACGTACCCGACGAGGACAGCTCATCATACCAACCCGACGGCACCGCAAAGCGCGTCCACGAGCCCACATCGAGAGACACGACATCACCGACGACGGGGCGGTGGGCCGGAAGCAGTAAATCGAGGTGACCGCTTCGAGAAGGTAGCTTCATACGGCGGAGTCATCAAATCCCGGTAATGAACGGGGCGGTGGCGTATCTGGCTCGGTCGGAGACACGTATCGAACTGTTGTCGGTGTTGGCGGAGGGGCCGGCGGACAGTCGGGACCTCCGTGAGGAACTCGACGCGTCGCGGACCACCGTCTCGCGGACCCTCGATGGATTCATCGAACGGCAGTGGGTCACAGAAGAGAACAACGGCGGGCCGTACCGACTCACCGCACTCGGCGCTTACGTCCAGCGGGAGTTCTCCGACCTCTTAGATGCCTTCGAACTCGGAGACGACCTCGCACCGCTTTTGGGGCGCGTGAGCGCCGACGAATTCGACCTCGACCCGGCGGCACTGGCCGACGCCGACGTCGTCAAGGCGACGGCCGAACAGCCGCTGGCGCCGGTCGAACGGACGATGGCCGCCCGGCAGAACTCCGATAGCATCCGTGAGTTCGCGACTGTCGTGATGCGGGACAGCGCAGACCTGGCACACGAGCGCATCGAAAGCGCGACCGGCAACGACACCGTCGAGTTCGTCGTCGACGCCGCGGTTGTCGAGGCGATGCGTGAGGACCCGTCGTACGACGACTACCTCGACGCAGCGGCGAACACCGACGGCGCGGAGTACTACGTCCACGAGGATCTCCCGTACATGCTCGCGCTGCTCGACGACCGAGTCCTGTTCGGCGTCGTCGACGAGCGCGGCACGCCGCTTGCGCTCATCGAAAGCGACTCCGAGACGGTGTACGAGTGGGCCGAGTCGACCTTCGAACGGTACCGCGAGGAATCGGAACCCCTCGATACCTGAACTGTGCACGCCGTGCACATCGTGCAGACAGTAGCGTGAATACCACCCGGTCCATCGAGAAAAACGGTGGGGATGCACCCGACGCCAGTCGTCGGGGGAGTCAGTGGAGCCGAAGGCCGAACTCGGCTTCGAGCGTGTCGCGATACGTCTCAGGAGCGACCGCTCGCTCGCGTGTTTCACCGTCGACGACTTCGGTAAACGTCTCGGGCGTCAGCCGCTTGTAACCGCGTTCGGTGCCGACGTTGACGGTCGGGTCGCCCGTAAACGTCGACTCGGGGGCGGTCGCGAGGTGGTCACACGTCGCCGCGAAGTACGACAGCTGTCGGGGGTCAGTGGTGAAGATGTAGCGGTCGTCCCACGCCCCCTCGGAGCGCGTTTGAACGACGTACTCCGCGTCGGGGCGGTCGCTCTCGACGGTTCGCCACTCGATGCCGGCGCCGTCGGGGCCGACGCGGCCGCCGACCGGAAGCGGCTCTCGGAGTTTCGGCAGACCCAACCCCACGTCGACGACGTGCGGGCGGTCGAAGTCGACGAGAAGCGCGTGGTGGTTCGCCGGCGGTCGAGGGTCGCCGTCGTCGTCGAGGACGCAGGCGGCGATGCGGTCGGTGTCGAACCCGAGTTCCGCGAGCAGCCACCCGAAGAGGCCGTTCAACTCGAAGCAGAAGCCGCCGCGTTCGCGCTCGACGAGTTTCTCGTAGAGCGCTTCGAGTTCGAGCGTGATGCCTTCGCCGGAACGGTCGCCATAGGGGTCTCCGGTTATCGACAGCGTCTCGAAGGGCACCGTCCGGACGTGGGCCGACTGGAGCCGTTCGACCGTCTCGAACGTCGGCGGCCACGCCTCGGCGGGGTCGGCGCCGAGGCGGGCGAGATAGCGGTCGGGGTCCATGTTCGGAGGTGAGGGCGAGTGCCACAAAAGCGCTCGCTGAAGCCGATTGCTGTAGCGGTCGTGATAGGTTCCGGGAACACACTTGACGCCAGCGCTCGAATGCGACACATGGCAGTCGAAGACCTCCCCGCACTCGGCATCGGCACCTACGAGAACACCGACCACGAGGTGTGTGCAAACAGCGTCGAGACGGCGTTGAACGTCGGCTATCGGCACGTCGACACCGCAGAGGGCTACGACAACGAGGCCGCCGTCGGCGAGGGCATCGCGGCCGCCGACGCCGACCGCGAGGACGTGTTCCTCGCGACGAAGGTGAGTCCCGACAACCTCGCATACGACGACGTACTCGACCACGCTCGGGCGAGTATCGACCGGTTGGGCGTCGAGACGCTCGATTTGCTGTACGTCCATTGGCCGATTCGGGCCTACGACCGCGAGGCGACGCTCGCGGCGTTCGACGAGTTGTACGACGACAGTCTCATCCGCAACGTCGGGCTTTCGAA contains:
- a CDS encoding helix-turn-helix transcriptional regulator; translation: MNGAVAYLARSETRIELLSVLAEGPADSRDLREELDASRTTVSRTLDGFIERQWVTEENNGGPYRLTALGAYVQREFSDLLDAFELGDDLAPLLGRVSADEFDLDPAALADADVVKATAEQPLAPVERTMAARQNSDSIREFATVVMRDSADLAHERIESATGNDTVEFVVDAAVVEAMREDPSYDDYLDAAANTDGAEYYVHEDLPYMLALLDDRVLFGVVDERGTPLALIESDSETVYEWAESTFERYREESEPLDT
- a CDS encoding metallophosphoesterase, with the protein product MSDDLSRRGVLKGVAAASTTPFLVSSAAGQVEVPDGPAGVHVAYGRDPATTLRVGWTGAPAADARLEIGEQDAPATTVSATPRPVPGKEAVAYSATVTGLDPATTYEYAAALDDRRSESFTVSTADPESGFSVTAVGDHGVADPNNPFQRANTDDPQRVMATAAERDPDVQLLPGDVAYANGKPSTWELYFETFESFYAETPFMTVPGNHEAEPGTGLLQYDRRLNDLMPVDDTLGLDDLQHEQRWYHFDYDNTRFIGLSTTTDGCGDVGRGEEFVPIYDPRCEFGGLTYGDVQERFLEATLEDAAEDDDLTWTVVYFHGPLWTDSPDHAPRSLLRDRWGRLFDEYGVDLVLCGDNHVYERTKPIEARPDREDYGPDSAWNWESPYGTTFVTNGTGGTSHYGFGNTAPSDYLARRSNRHFGVTELDIDDERIRVEYVTSETDDGDPVVADAFEIRKSDESTESGVPKPEQIDRYDGPVTEALVVEGTRTDDGSVFTAGQPNQIDLTFDATEAVRVRDRIPAAWDAIAGDAERTEPAPGDTKWVYFEMDATESGSVTYFAEAPDGIGSSDRYTFGPFQAYDPTAEEWLTVPGTTSEETVVGIDTGAL
- a CDS encoding arylamine N-acetyltransferase family protein, encoding MDPDRYLARLGADPAEAWPPTFETVERLQSAHVRTVPFETLSITGDPYGDRSGEGITLELEALYEKLVERERGGFCFELNGLFGWLLAELGFDTDRIAACVLDDDGDPRPPANHHALLVDFDRPHVVDVGLGLPKLREPLPVGGRVGPDGAGIEWRTVESDRPDAEYVVQTRSEGAWDDRYIFTTDPRQLSYFAATCDHLATAPESTFTGDPTVNVGTERGYKRLTPETFTEVVDGETRERAVAPETYRDTLEAEFGLRLH
- a CDS encoding low molecular weight phosphatase family protein yields the protein MSTNDTTDPVRIAFMCVQNAGRSQMSTAFAERERRRRGLEDRIEILTGGTDPADAVHEEVIEVMDEVGLDLSERKPREITVEELNSCEYVATMGCSTLDVGDVDDGVDVHDWALTDPDGKELEDVREIRDEIERKVAALFDEIESST
- a CDS encoding alkaline phosphatase D family protein — translated: MTAGQSGRQKRTEPTTSTRRAVLQAAGAGSAMGALAMLFSSSAAANNADPHGAAAADDIFDVDRTSEAVYPQSVASGGPTPSGAIVWTRIDPAAYEGDQPVGLQVTPAPDRETANTDADFSTAETRHFRVPSSAFGPDSDYTLNVDLDGELDADTFYFYRFVYDGDASPVGRLRTLPDPEADPDRLKLACASCNNYLHGYFGGFAHIAREDADYLLHLGDFVYEYGGAGNQPDRDIQLPSGNDVAHTLADFRTIHRTYRADEHMQAALARHTLVMTWDDHEIVNNRWWNYETGAPNTASHPYGDDPEKMRRLYVEGIEALAEYVPFRVEYDRTAEDLHERFRLYRSLEFGQLAELFMTDERLYRSPPPEDEFGQRDIAAPPARNVDDPDRTMLGGDQREWFLDGVTESAATWKVWGNSVLNAALKATNAGEQGSFFVNYDAWDGYEHERQLIMGEFQRAARGRDGALNLITLTGDMHAYVAAYAKTDYRDPEHQQPLPGAEADRVGVEFMSPGITSDNLGAQTPTPPDLEEDAAELLVESQNPHIEWFNWSRYGYTTVEFTDDAAVYTAYGVDRTVDGADAPKRLLRSYRVPEGEVQLEELRGGPLPTLPETLPGAGDLSGGVDR